Proteins encoded together in one Trueperaceae bacterium window:
- a CDS encoding protein phosphatase 2C domain-containing protein encodes TQGAANAAPDVAFAAASRPGVVRRVNQDAGFAGLVDGRALVAVADGIGGHDAGEVASRTAVETVRERLARGRGPAPVAMARAVADADRAVRRAQGAAPGREGMGTTLSLVWIDGDVAVLAHVGDTRAYLLRGGRVERLTDDHSLVAERVRQGLLSEGEAAGHRLRNVITNALGADAPLRIDVGHVPLEAGDRLVVASDGVTTLLDEGTLADLAAGPPEAAVEAILDAADARGSADNVTVALAVVHRVRAGVRRYALPAAEDAAAPAEPGGASPRAGAVSLVATHDPAWLQPLQRRYPGRSPAARLRGALRAVRAAASWAASGPGVGPGVGPEASDAAQGAGPDRATWAWWAAAAGALALLVAFALGR; translated from the coding sequence ACCCAGGGCGCCGCCAACGCCGCGCCGGACGTGGCGTTCGCCGCCGCGTCGCGGCCCGGCGTCGTGCGGCGCGTCAACCAGGACGCCGGCTTCGCCGGCCTCGTGGACGGCCGCGCGCTGGTGGCGGTCGCGGACGGGATCGGGGGGCACGACGCGGGGGAGGTCGCCAGCCGGACGGCGGTGGAGACCGTCCGCGAGCGGTTGGCGCGAGGGCGGGGGCCGGCGCCGGTCGCGATGGCGCGCGCCGTCGCCGACGCCGACCGGGCGGTCCGGCGGGCGCAGGGCGCGGCGCCGGGCCGCGAGGGCATGGGGACGACGCTGAGCCTGGTGTGGATCGACGGCGACGTCGCGGTCCTCGCGCACGTCGGCGACACGCGCGCATACCTGCTGCGCGGGGGCCGCGTCGAGCGCCTGACCGACGACCACAGCCTGGTCGCCGAACGCGTCCGCCAGGGCCTCCTGAGCGAGGGGGAGGCGGCGGGGCACCGCCTCCGGAACGTCATCACGAACGCCTTGGGGGCCGACGCGCCGCTCCGTATCGACGTCGGGCACGTCCCCCTGGAGGCGGGCGACCGGCTGGTCGTCGCGAGCGACGGGGTGACGACGCTGTTGGACGAGGGCACCCTCGCCGACCTGGCGGCGGGACCGCCGGAGGCGGCGGTCGAGGCGATCCTGGACGCGGCGGACGCGCGCGGCAGCGCCGACAACGTCACGGTGGCGTTGGCGGTCGTGCACCGCGTGCGGGCGGGCGTCCGTCGCTACGCGCTGCCGGCGGCGGAGGACGCCGCCGCGCCGGCGGAGCCGGGCGGCGCCAGCCCGCGCGCCGGCGCGGTGAGCCTGGTGGCGACCCATGACCCGGCGTGGCTGCAGCCGCTCCAGCGTCGCTACCCGGGGCGGAGCCCCGCCGCGCGCCTCCGGGGGGCGCTGCGCGCGGTTCGCGCGGCGGCCTCGTGGGCCGCGTCGGGCCCGGGGGTGGGCCCGGGCGTGGGCCCGGAGGCGTCCGATGCGGCGCAGGGGGCGGGGCCCGACCGGGCGACGTGGGCGTGGTGGGCGGCGGCGGCGGGGGCGTTGGCGCTGCTGGTGGCGTTCGCGCTGGGCCGCTGA
- a CDS encoding Rid family detoxifying hydrolase, whose amino-acid sequence MSERILVNTNDAPAAVGPYAQAVKVGTMLYTSGQIPLALDGTLVDGDVEMQTRQVLANLTAVLRAGGSDPARVVKCTVYLADIADFQRVNAVYAETFTDAPPARSAFQVGALPFGAAVEIEAIAVCDPG is encoded by the coding sequence ATGAGCGAACGCATCCTGGTGAACACGAACGACGCGCCCGCCGCGGTGGGCCCCTATGCGCAGGCGGTGAAGGTCGGGACGATGCTGTACACGTCGGGGCAGATCCCGCTGGCGTTGGACGGCACGCTCGTCGACGGCGACGTCGAGATGCAGACGCGGCAGGTGCTCGCGAACCTGACGGCGGTCCTGCGGGCGGGCGGGTCGGACCCCGCGCGGGTCGTGAAGTGCACCGTCTACCTGGCGGACATCGCCGACTTCCAGCGCGTCAACGCCGTGTACGCCGAGACGTTCACGGACGCGCCGCCGGCCCGCAGCGCCTTCCAGGTGGGGGCGCTGCCGTTCGGGGCGGCGGTCGAGATCGAAGCGATCGCGGTGTGCGACCCCGGCTGA
- a CDS encoding calcium/sodium antiporter, which yields MSVLFLLAGFVALTFGGDWLVRGAAALAVRIGVSPLVIGLTVVAFGTSAPELAATVASSLQGAPDVGVGNVLGSNVANVGLILGATALLAPLAGNASFTRRDLPLGVAAMLLLVPLAWDGHLGRLDGAWLLAALGVYLALLVRHDRDTLANPADAPGGPLWRSVGTVLLGLGVLVLGADLVVRGAVDLAATLGVPERVVGLTMVAFGTSLPELASAVAAAVRRQGDMILGNIAGSNLFNVLAVLGVASLATGLPVALPEVGGDLAVAVGFSVATVLAFALAGRLGRVAGAGLLAAYLAYVAALFL from the coding sequence GTGAGCGTCCTCTTCCTCCTCGCCGGCTTCGTCGCCCTGACGTTCGGCGGCGACTGGCTCGTGCGCGGCGCGGCCGCCCTCGCGGTCCGCATCGGCGTCAGCCCCCTCGTGATCGGCCTCACCGTCGTCGCCTTCGGGACCAGCGCCCCCGAGCTCGCCGCGACGGTCGCCTCCAGCCTCCAGGGCGCCCCCGACGTCGGCGTCGGCAACGTGCTCGGCAGCAACGTCGCCAACGTCGGCCTCATCCTCGGCGCGACCGCGCTCCTCGCCCCCCTCGCCGGGAACGCCTCGTTCACCCGGCGCGACCTCCCGCTCGGCGTGGCCGCCATGCTGCTGCTGGTCCCCCTCGCGTGGGACGGCCACCTCGGCCGCCTCGACGGGGCGTGGCTCCTCGCCGCGCTCGGCGTCTACCTGGCGCTGTTGGTCCGCCACGACCGCGACACGCTCGCGAACCCGGCCGACGCGCCCGGCGGCCCGCTCTGGCGCAGCGTCGGCACCGTCCTGCTCGGGCTCGGCGTCCTGGTGCTCGGCGCGGACCTCGTCGTGCGCGGCGCCGTCGACCTCGCCGCCACCCTCGGGGTGCCCGAGCGCGTCGTCGGCCTCACGATGGTCGCGTTCGGCACCAGCCTCCCCGAGCTCGCCAGCGCCGTCGCCGCCGCCGTACGCCGGCAGGGCGACATGATCCTCGGCAACATCGCCGGCTCGAACCTCTTCAACGTCCTCGCGGTCCTCGGGGTCGCGTCGCTCGCGACCGGCCTCCCGGTCGCGCTCCCGGAGGTCGGCGGCGACCTCGCGGTCGCCGTTGGCTTCTCCGTCGCCACGGTCCTGGCGTTCGCCCTCGCCGGGCGGCTGGGCCGCGTCGCCGGCGCCGGGCTGCTGGCCGCCTACCTCGCCTACGTCGCCGCGCTGTTCCTCTGA